A DNA window from Halorubrum sp. DM2 contains the following coding sequences:
- a CDS encoding methyltransferase domain-containing protein, whose amino-acid sequence MREELLAKWVVQPSAPPNVQYLRDAERLAAWDLLGRRERVLDVASEANVTAGVDAAEVTRLDFSPAASDRARSVLDDDVERYEHTDPESPRLPFPDDAFDGAVSIGPFDWKFLDTAALSAELGRVVSRDGLAVVSVPTERSPYERHNWPKLRYFTPEEATELVSPTWRVADREPIFQYPYRLHGLINELPDRYQDQFVDAARTATTALGATDWLDAASYLVFGLRPMPFADSLDAALDCLFRPTDENGFWNEREGTFQRALRYEFDEDGVGAGFRWTPEDDVEWRYAPFALMGAMQWRASALGTTAHDSRIERALSYFLARLEDGTIESAMPSYGVGPLTDAFALAGTMFDEHTYRPAAERLFETARDADFDHAEDCLLLYGWARLYEHFPTDRVREAIDDAMWAVVDRQTASGRFSFDNPTTRRHQNQMYALWGLCRAVEVTGRTSYLENAERVLTDAVDERMRDDGAFRWMGPSARERAAFAARDRVGDGGASPPQWRLLFSCHQSFFVTAVAHYRAAGGDRSYATAVRRAMDWIYDANDLGVDLTAHSGLGVPMRFVTFDGRTDVPEQQFKGAYEVGALVMALVALLDGPLDPATETPGRVRVDAG is encoded by the coding sequence ATGCGCGAGGAGCTCTTAGCGAAGTGGGTCGTCCAACCGTCGGCACCTCCCAACGTCCAGTACCTCCGGGACGCCGAGCGACTGGCGGCGTGGGACCTCCTCGGACGGCGCGAGCGCGTGCTCGACGTCGCCTCCGAGGCGAACGTGACCGCCGGTGTCGACGCGGCCGAGGTGACGCGACTGGACTTTTCGCCGGCCGCGAGCGACCGGGCGCGCTCGGTCCTCGACGACGACGTGGAACGGTACGAACACACCGACCCGGAGTCGCCGCGGCTGCCCTTCCCCGACGACGCCTTCGACGGGGCCGTGTCGATCGGTCCGTTCGACTGGAAGTTCCTCGACACGGCGGCGCTGTCCGCCGAGCTCGGTCGCGTCGTCTCCCGGGACGGGCTGGCCGTCGTCTCGGTGCCGACCGAGCGGTCGCCGTACGAGCGGCACAACTGGCCGAAACTCCGGTATTTCACGCCCGAGGAGGCGACTGAGCTGGTGTCGCCGACGTGGCGCGTCGCCGACCGCGAGCCGATCTTCCAGTACCCCTACCGGCTTCACGGTCTGATCAACGAGCTTCCGGACCGCTATCAGGACCAGTTCGTCGACGCGGCCCGGACGGCCACGACCGCGCTCGGGGCGACGGACTGGCTCGACGCCGCGTCGTATCTGGTCTTCGGACTCCGGCCGATGCCGTTCGCCGACTCGCTCGACGCCGCGCTCGACTGCCTGTTCCGCCCGACCGACGAGAACGGCTTCTGGAACGAGCGGGAGGGCACGTTTCAGCGGGCGCTCCGCTACGAGTTCGACGAGGACGGCGTCGGTGCCGGCTTCCGGTGGACGCCGGAAGACGACGTGGAGTGGCGGTACGCCCCGTTCGCCCTGATGGGCGCGATGCAGTGGCGGGCCTCGGCGCTCGGCACGACCGCCCACGACTCGCGGATCGAACGCGCGCTCTCGTACTTCCTCGCCCGTCTGGAGGACGGAACGATCGAGTCGGCGATGCCGAGCTACGGCGTCGGCCCGCTGACCGACGCGTTCGCGCTCGCGGGGACCATGTTCGACGAGCACACCTATCGACCGGCCGCCGAGCGACTATTTGAGACCGCCCGCGACGCCGACTTCGACCACGCCGAGGACTGCCTCCTGCTCTACGGCTGGGCACGGCTGTACGAGCACTTCCCGACCGACCGCGTGCGCGAGGCCATCGACGACGCGATGTGGGCGGTCGTCGACCGGCAGACCGCGAGCGGTCGCTTCTCGTTCGACAACCCAACGACTCGACGCCATCAGAACCAGATGTACGCGCTGTGGGGGCTCTGTCGCGCCGTCGAAGTGACCGGCCGGACGAGCTACCTCGAGAACGCGGAGCGGGTGCTGACGGACGCCGTCGACGAGCGGATGCGCGACGACGGCGCGTTCCGCTGGATGGGGCCCTCGGCGCGCGAGCGCGCCGCGTTCGCGGCACGCGACCGCGTCGGCGACGGGGGGGCGAGCCCGCCCCAGTGGCGGCTGCTGTTCTCGTGTCACCAGTCCTTCTTCGTCACCGCCGTCGCTCACTACCGCGCGGCCGGCGGCGACCGGTCGTACGCGACGGCCGTCCGGCGGGCGATGGACTGGATCTACGACGCGAACGACTTGGGAGTCGATCTCACCGCCCACAGCGGACTCGGGGTTCCGATGCGGTTCGTGACGTTCGACGGTCGCACGGACGTGCCCGAACAGCAGTTCAAGGGCGCATACGAGGTCGGCGCACTGGTGATGGCACTCGTCGCCCTGCTGGACGGACCGCTCGACCCGGCCACGGAGACACCCGGCCGCGTCCGAGTAGACGCCGGCTAA